One part of the Blastocatellia bacterium genome encodes these proteins:
- a CDS encoding HPr family phosphocarrier protein, translating into MQERRINISNRLGLHARASARLVRRATQFTSRIELERDDTGQRADGKSILSVLLLAAARGTWLIIRAEGEDEARAADALAELVEQKFGEELSDGVF; encoded by the coding sequence ATGCAAGAACGACGGATCAATATCAGCAACCGCCTCGGGCTGCACGCGCGCGCCTCGGCGCGGCTCGTGCGCCGCGCCACCCAGTTCACCAGCCGCATCGAGCTAGAGCGCGACGACACAGGCCAGCGCGCCGACGGCAAATCGATCTTGAGTGTCCTTTTGCTTGCGGCGGCGCGCGGCACCTGGCTTATAATCCGGGCGGAAGGCGAAGATGAGGCGCGCGCCGCCGATGCGCTCGCCGAATTGGTAGAACAGAAGTTCGGAGAGGAGCTTTCGGATGGCGTCTTCTAG